A genomic stretch from Megalobrama amblycephala isolate DHTTF-2021 linkage group LG22, ASM1881202v1, whole genome shotgun sequence includes:
- the LOC125258373 gene encoding eotaxin-like: protein METQRILMRSLAVVFIASVIWTITVSAQPPQKVRSPCCTAVSTVEFTDPIISFRKQEKSLSCVMALIFKTERGEFCYDPRQPWVQEKVKQFIAQKNKTRPPRHH from the exons ATGGAGACACAAAGGATCCTCATGAGGAGTTTGGCTGTTGTGTTCATTGCATCTGTGATCTGGACTATAACAG TCTCAGCACAACCACCACAGAAGGTGAGAAGCCCATGCTGTACTGCCGTCTCCACAGTAGAGTTTACTGATCCAATCATCAGTTTCAGGAagcaagaaaaaagtctttcATGTGTGATGGCCCTCAT CTTTAAGACTGAACGAGGAGAGTTCTGCTATGATCCTAGACAACCATGGGTGCAGGAGAAAGTTAAACAGTTTAT agctcaaaaaaacaaaaccagacCTCCACGCCACCACTAG
- the LOC125258375 gene encoding C-C motif chemokine 2-like isoform X2, giving the protein METQRILMRSLAVVFIASVIWTITVSADAPQKVSTCCKAVSKAKLTDPIIGFRKQKQSLPCVMAIVFETERGEFCCDPRQQWVKEKVMQFIAPQQTSTA; this is encoded by the exons ATGGAGACACAAAGGATCCTCATGAGGAGTTTGGCTGTTGTGTTCATTGCATCTGTGATCTGGACTATAACAG TCTCAGCAGATGCACCACAGAAGGTGAGCACATGCTGTAAGGCCGTCTCCAAAGCAAAGTTGACTGATCCAATCATCGGTTTCAGGAAGCAAAAACAAAGTCTTCCATGTGTGATGGCCATCGT CTTTGAGACTGAACGAGGAGAGTTCTGCTGTGATCCTAGACAGCAATGGGTGAAGGAGAAAGTTATGCAGTTTAT aGCTCCACAGCAGACTTCCACGGCATAA
- the LOC125258375 gene encoding C-C motif chemokine 20-like isoform X1, giving the protein METQRILMRSLAVVFIASVIWTITVSADAPQKVSTCCKAVSKAKLTDPIIGFRKQKQSLPCVMAIVFETERGEFCCDPRQQWVKEKVMQFIRAPQQTSTA; this is encoded by the exons ATGGAGACACAAAGGATCCTCATGAGGAGTTTGGCTGTTGTGTTCATTGCATCTGTGATCTGGACTATAACAG TCTCAGCAGATGCACCACAGAAGGTGAGCACATGCTGTAAGGCCGTCTCCAAAGCAAAGTTGACTGATCCAATCATCGGTTTCAGGAAGCAAAAACAAAGTCTTCCATGTGTGATGGCCATCGT CTTTGAGACTGAACGAGGAGAGTTCTGCTGTGATCCTAGACAGCAATGGGTGAAGGAGAAAGTTATGCAGTTTAT cagaGCTCCACAGCAGACTTCCACGGCATAA